Proteins encoded within one genomic window of Salipaludibacillus agaradhaerens:
- a CDS encoding GIY-YIG nuclease family protein, which produces MTIGMIDDNHQLYVLNLKLSHNTHILIGKREVYFSEGFYVYIGSGIRNIRKRVERHYKVEKRKHWHIDYIREYAEWLNACTFPLGDGECALKKLVQKATGGTVEVKKIGSSDCGCDSHFLKVTSPFQPCLLSAQPFTNS; this is translated from the coding sequence ATGACGATTGGAATGATAGATGATAACCATCAATTATATGTCCTAAATTTGAAACTTAGTCACAACACGCACATCCTTATAGGGAAAAGGGAAGTCTACTTTTCAGAAGGATTTTACGTCTATATTGGAAGTGGAATAAGAAATATCCGGAAACGTGTTGAAAGGCATTATAAAGTGGAAAAAAGAAAGCATTGGCACATAGATTATATTAGAGAATACGCCGAATGGCTAAATGCTTGTACCTTTCCTCTGGGTGATGGAGAGTGTGCTCTGAAAAAGTTGGTACAAAAGGCAACAGGTGGGACGGTGGAAGTGAAAAAAATAGGGTCATCTGATTGTGGATGTGACAGTCACTTTTTAAAAGTGACATCGCCCTTTCAACCTTGTCTCCTCAGCGCGCAGCCCTTTACAAACTCTTAA
- a CDS encoding cytochrome c biogenesis CcdA family protein, which translates to MTIWLAFSAGFLSFASACILPLIPSYIAVITGISLTDLHGTKATRFKIVPRTLAFVVGLIIPLLLIGMGATAAGNLFTPAFSDFLSRFFGFIVILFGLHLLGLLKFQLFNKEVRFHKAFQKKGGLVSVALMGMAFGFGWTPCIGPMLSSILIMAADSETIWQGGGLLSVYGLGLGIPFIIIGVAGSASLTVLKFLQKHIHVISILSGAILIILGLLLVTGNMAYITPTMNL; encoded by the coding sequence ATGACTATCTGGCTAGCTTTTTCAGCGGGCTTTTTATCATTCGCTTCAGCTTGCATCCTTCCCCTTATTCCTAGCTATATTGCCGTAATCACAGGAATATCACTTACTGATTTACACGGTACAAAAGCAACACGATTTAAAATCGTTCCTCGGACATTAGCCTTTGTAGTAGGGTTAATTATCCCTTTGCTGTTAATAGGAATGGGTGCAACAGCAGCAGGAAATTTATTTACACCTGCCTTTTCTGACTTTCTATCTCGTTTTTTTGGATTCATCGTCATTTTATTTGGCTTACATTTACTAGGCCTACTCAAATTTCAATTGTTCAATAAGGAAGTTCGGTTTCATAAAGCCTTTCAGAAAAAAGGTGGGCTTGTTAGTGTTGCCTTAATGGGCATGGCGTTCGGTTTCGGATGGACACCATGTATTGGTCCAATGCTCAGTTCTATTTTAATTATGGCTGCTGACTCAGAAACCATTTGGCAAGGGGGAGGTCTTTTAAGTGTGTATGGTCTTGGCCTCGGTATCCCGTTTATTATAATTGGTGTTGCAGGAAGTGCAAGTCTTACTGTTTTGAAATTTTTACAAAAACATATCCATGTCATATCCATCCTAAGTGGGGCGATTTTAATCATTCTGGGGTTACTGTTAGTTACGGGGAATATGGCTTACATTACCCCAACAATGAACTTGTAA
- a CDS encoding 4a-hydroxytetrahydrobiopterin dehydratase, which translates to MVLSHEEIQASLRDSQKWELEDETWIKKQYNLPTFPKAMQFINEIADLAEDRQHHPYMIINHTTVTIKLSTLDKGGLTQKDFEAAHAYDRTYLRYT; encoded by the coding sequence GTGGTTTTATCACATGAAGAGATTCAAGCGAGTTTAAGAGATTCTCAAAAGTGGGAACTTGAAGATGAAACTTGGATAAAAAAACAGTACAACCTGCCAACTTTTCCGAAAGCAATGCAATTTATTAATGAAATAGCTGATTTGGCTGAAGACCGTCAGCACCACCCTTACATGATTATTAATCACACGACTGTAACAATTAAGTTAAGCACTCTTGACAAAGGTGGTTTAACTCAGAAAGATTTTGAAGCAGCTCACGCATACGACCGAACATACTTACGGTATACTTAA
- a CDS encoding Crp/Fnr family transcriptional regulator gives MPIADKKLDRLSFYDLIPESMQELLVKEGTEVSANKESIIFYEGEVPKHIYFILEGQVRLTKTSAEGKVFFLQKKKQYDLLGELSIFNSLKYQYNAEVTQGALLLRFTCNQLERLLIAHEELAVAFMKWLSKENQVMMAQFRDLVFCGKQGAVFSILVRLSNEYGQPVSQGILINRKITNQELANYVGATRESINRILKRLIKQKIISVNTKYITIHDLPFLQAHLRCSHCPFEECTI, from the coding sequence ATGCCTATCGCCGATAAAAAACTGGACCGCCTGTCATTCTATGATTTGATCCCTGAATCAATGCAGGAACTGTTAGTTAAAGAAGGAACAGAAGTTTCTGCGAACAAAGAGAGTATCATCTTTTATGAAGGCGAGGTTCCTAAACATATTTATTTTATTTTAGAAGGTCAAGTAAGACTTACTAAAACATCTGCAGAAGGAAAAGTTTTTTTCCTACAAAAGAAAAAACAGTATGATCTTCTTGGGGAACTGAGCATATTTAATTCATTAAAATATCAATATAATGCAGAGGTAACCCAAGGAGCTTTGCTGTTACGTTTTACTTGTAACCAATTAGAGCGTCTTCTCATAGCTCATGAAGAATTGGCGGTAGCATTTATGAAATGGCTCTCCAAAGAAAACCAAGTCATGATGGCTCAATTTAGAGACCTTGTTTTCTGCGGAAAGCAAGGCGCTGTTTTTTCTATTTTAGTGAGGCTATCTAATGAATATGGCCAACCAGTCTCTCAAGGGATTCTTATTAATCGTAAAATAACGAATCAGGAACTAGCTAACTATGTAGGAGCCACAAGAGAAAGTATTAATAGAATTTTAAAAAGACTTATTAAACAAAAAATCATCTCTGTAAATACAAAATATATTACAATTCACGATTTGCCTTTCTTACAAGCTCATTTGCGTTGTAGTCATTGCCCCTTTGAGGAATGTACAATTTAA
- a CDS encoding EAL domain-containing protein: MEAESVYRGEIPLVNKGRLLLQIEDEMIARQLKARLVVVGVELVLDGIWLQIKYSSWVQLQRCIGLVQMILTDKQMEVYEGSLLGEVRSDDYRKVTLPLSQLSLIIENPSFVKIIQEKLFQSYMQPIISSKERIITGYEFLLRPNSKVYPFVPTDLFMFAQHAGLQNMLDSQSRINAIRTGAQMLSEGMKYFINFLPSSINDPIQCLKSTFKAVEDYRVNPSDLVFEVVETEKIFDINHLRNIFQFYRQEGVKVALDDVGAGYSTYEILKQLVPDYVKIDPTLIHKCHLSERKMNDIKYLRNISQQLGIILLAEGVESAEEFAAVEPFVDLVQGFYFGKPIRNPA; encoded by the coding sequence GTGGAAGCAGAAAGTGTTTATCGAGGGGAAATTCCATTAGTGAATAAAGGGAGATTATTACTCCAAATAGAGGATGAGATGATAGCTCGCCAATTGAAAGCACGATTGGTGGTAGTAGGTGTAGAGCTTGTATTGGATGGCATCTGGTTACAAATTAAATATTCCTCATGGGTTCAACTTCAACGGTGTATTGGGCTAGTACAGATGATTTTAACCGATAAACAAATGGAAGTATATGAGGGTAGTTTGTTAGGAGAAGTGAGGTCAGACGATTATCGAAAAGTAACACTTCCACTTAGCCAGCTTTCTCTTATTATTGAGAATCCATCGTTTGTCAAAATAATTCAAGAAAAACTATTTCAATCTTATATGCAGCCAATCATCTCATCGAAAGAGCGAATCATTACCGGTTATGAATTTCTTTTACGGCCAAACAGTAAGGTCTATCCTTTTGTACCAACAGATCTTTTCATGTTTGCCCAGCATGCTGGTTTACAGAATATGTTAGATAGCCAATCGAGAATTAATGCTATAAGAACAGGGGCACAAATGTTATCAGAGGGAATGAAGTATTTCATTAACTTTTTACCATCTTCCATTAATGATCCTATCCAGTGTTTAAAAAGCACATTTAAGGCCGTAGAAGATTACCGTGTGAATCCATCGGACTTAGTTTTTGAAGTGGTAGAAACAGAAAAGATTTTTGACATTAACCATCTTAGAAATATCTTTCAATTTTATAGGCAGGAAGGCGTTAAAGTAGCATTAGATGATGTGGGAGCAGGGTATTCTACTTATGAAATATTAAAGCAATTAGTACCTGATTATGTCAAGATTGATCCAACACTTATTCATAAGTGCCATTTAAGTGAGAGGAAAATGAATGATATTAAATACTTGCGAAATATTTCACAGCAATTAGGTATCATTTTACTAGCTGAAGGTGTGGAATCAGCCGAGGAATTTGCAGCTGTGGAGCCATTTGTAGATTTAGTACAGGGTTTTTACTTCGGCAAGCCAATTAGAAATCCAGCTTAA
- a CDS encoding FixH family protein — MLKIVNFMTITIIVTVLIVGCRSTASSDVTVTFLQDGDTFETGEFHTFEVRLMDETGEPIEVDNVQIHINMERMNHPMTGTMRMDDDGTYSVELPLAMEGEWYVDVTTLLEDEESIERFYIHAEGEMAEDYMRGFDADKGEVPNH, encoded by the coding sequence ATGCTTAAAATCGTCAATTTCATGACAATTACCATTATCGTCACAGTATTAATAGTTGGTTGTAGGTCGACAGCTTCATCTGATGTAACAGTAACCTTTTTACAAGACGGGGACACTTTTGAAACAGGGGAATTTCATACTTTCGAAGTAAGGTTAATGGATGAAACTGGGGAGCCTATCGAAGTTGATAATGTACAGATACATATTAATATGGAAAGGATGAATCATCCAATGACAGGGACGATGAGAATGGATGATGATGGAACTTATTCTGTAGAATTACCTCTTGCAATGGAAGGAGAGTGGTATGTGGATGTGACCACTTTGTTAGAGGATGAAGAAAGCATTGAAAGATTTTATATTCATGCTGAAGGGGAAATGGCTGAAGATTATATGAGAGGGTTTGATGCGGATAAAGGAGAAGTGCCTAATCATTAG
- the arsC gene encoding arsenate reductase (thioredoxin): MTKPIIYFLCTGNSCRSQMAEAWGNHYLGDKWDVYSAGIEAHGVNPKAIQAMDEVGIDISNQTSDIIDQGLLEKADLVVTLCGHANDVCPATPKNKDRVHWGFDDPAKAEGTEDEKWYVFQTVRDEIGDRIKKFKETGK; this comes from the coding sequence ATGACGAAGCCAATTATTTATTTTTTGTGTACAGGTAATTCTTGCAGAAGTCAAATGGCGGAAGCTTGGGGGAATCATTATTTGGGTGATAAATGGGATGTTTATTCAGCTGGTATTGAAGCACATGGTGTAAATCCGAAAGCTATTCAAGCAATGGATGAAGTAGGGATTGATATTTCTAATCAGACCTCAGATATTATTGATCAAGGCTTACTTGAAAAAGCAGATTTAGTTGTGACTTTATGTGGACATGCCAATGATGTTTGTCCAGCAACACCTAAAAATAAAGATCGTGTCCATTGGGGCTTTGATGACCCAGCTAAAGCCGAAGGAACTGAGGACGAAAAGTGGTATGTTTTCCAAACTGTAAGAGATGAGATAGGAGACAGAATTAAAAAATTTAAAGAGACAGGGAAATAA
- a CDS encoding NAD(P)H-dependent oxidoreductase, translated as MNYFIIFMHPSEDSFNGAILREVTSQLEHENHDVNVLKLSNDWFNPYLSKEEYEASLQGVYPPIIAQEHDNIRQADRLIFIFPLWWGGFPSIGKGYIDRVFSYGFAYELDGEEPIPLLKDKKASLIFTTGTPERDFKTSGLYENTVELINKSIFQFCGITLDGVLHFGDVIQVSEETRQKMLQATREFTNKLSS; from the coding sequence ATGAATTATTTTATTATCTTCATGCATCCTTCTGAAGATAGCTTCAATGGAGCGATTTTACGAGAAGTAACTAGTCAATTGGAACATGAAAATCACGATGTAAACGTGTTGAAATTAAGTAATGATTGGTTCAACCCGTATTTGTCAAAGGAAGAATATGAAGCTAGTTTACAGGGAGTTTATCCTCCAATTATTGCTCAGGAACACGATAATATCCGCCAAGCAGACAGGCTCATTTTTATATTTCCTCTTTGGTGGGGAGGGTTTCCATCTATTGGTAAAGGCTATATAGATCGGGTATTTTCATATGGTTTTGCTTATGAATTGGATGGTGAAGAGCCTATTCCACTGTTAAAAGATAAAAAAGCTTCACTCATTTTTACTACTGGGACGCCAGAGAGAGACTTTAAAACTTCTGGTTTATATGAGAATACTGTAGAGTTAATAAATAAAAGTATTTTTCAATTTTGTGGGATAACGTTAGATGGTGTTTTACATTTTGGAGATGTGATTCAAGTCTCTGAGGAAACGCGCCAAAAAATGCTACAAGCAACTCGTGAGTTTACTAATAAACTATCCAGTTGA
- a CDS encoding pyroglutamyl-peptidase I family protein: MRLLISGFEPFGSMTRNPTSDLVNWVSKRGFGQHVTLETLVLPVVYKECDVQLIKKVEDYHPDFVICLGVAVGRSAINLERIAINLQDSAGEGSIGDNSGDRPVNRVIVEGGPDGIFATLPLGRLYQALKKQSIPAYISNSAGTYICNTTLYSLLYHIKLKEMNIQAGFIHVPATPDMAVNNPALSTMAIETQQKALSVIINTLMNEYIFDDNDKVKGDCI; the protein is encoded by the coding sequence TTGCGATTACTAATTAGTGGATTTGAGCCATTTGGTAGCATGACCCGAAATCCCACTAGTGATTTAGTTAACTGGGTATCTAAACGGGGCTTTGGACAACATGTGACATTAGAGACATTAGTACTGCCGGTCGTTTACAAAGAATGCGACGTACAATTGATAAAGAAAGTAGAGGATTATCACCCAGACTTTGTAATTTGTTTAGGTGTAGCAGTAGGTAGATCAGCTATAAACCTTGAAAGAATTGCAATCAATCTTCAGGATTCTGCGGGAGAAGGTAGTATAGGAGATAATAGCGGAGATCGTCCTGTTAATAGAGTCATAGTTGAAGGTGGTCCTGATGGTATTTTTGCTACTCTTCCATTAGGGCGCCTATATCAAGCCTTGAAAAAGCAGTCTATTCCAGCTTATATCTCTAATAGCGCAGGAACCTACATATGTAACACTACCTTATATTCCCTCTTATATCATATTAAATTGAAGGAAATGAACATACAGGCAGGCTTTATCCATGTACCAGCTACCCCTGACATGGCAGTGAATAATCCAGCCTTATCAACGATGGCAATTGAAACACAACAAAAGGCGTTAAGTGTGATTATTAATACATTAATGAACGAGTATATCTTTGATGATAACGATAAGGTAAAAGGTGATTGCATATGA
- a CDS encoding TetR/AcrR family transcriptional regulator, which yields MVKTGNATMTTEEIILETAIDLMEKKGFKAVTTKEIAAESGFSEMTLFRHFGTKQALLERAVETHSYLIDMKAILYDHVSYNLKEDLKRVSETYHKYNQYNYKIVLLSYQERHTHPFIGEQISENPKRLKMYLVDYFKEMQKQGKMVDCNVEAQAMNFLWMNLGFFIARHLGGQKVSHMPLESFIEESVTLFVRGLEVREP from the coding sequence ATGGTTAAGACAGGTAATGCAACGATGACAACGGAAGAGATAATACTCGAAACGGCGATTGATCTCATGGAAAAAAAGGGGTTTAAAGCAGTTACAACGAAGGAAATTGCTGCTGAATCTGGATTCAGTGAAATGACACTGTTTAGACATTTTGGTACAAAGCAAGCTCTCTTGGAGAGAGCAGTAGAAACACACTCTTATTTAATTGATATGAAAGCTATACTATATGATCATGTTAGCTATAATTTGAAGGAAGATTTAAAGAGAGTAAGCGAAACCTATCATAAATATAATCAATACAATTATAAAATTGTGCTTCTTTCCTATCAAGAAAGACACACGCATCCTTTTATTGGCGAACAAATATCAGAAAATCCTAAAAGGCTTAAAATGTATTTAGTAGATTATTTTAAAGAAATGCAAAAGCAAGGAAAGATGGTAGACTGTAATGTGGAGGCTCAAGCGATGAATTTTTTGTGGATGAATTTAGGTTTCTTTATTGCCCGCCATCTTGGTGGACAAAAAGTCTCGCATATGCCCTTGGAATCTTTTATAGAAGAAAGTGTTACGTTATTCGTGCGAGGACTAGAAGTACGAGAACCTTAA
- a CDS encoding TlpA family protein disulfide reductase → MNKIGVILIIFILAGMGYTAYSFFFNDSSENVTTVNRINGEEPINLENYIGQKKTILQFVAVPCECCSYSMPFIQEFIASQSDIEVITIVFFGKEREILDKFENEYKATHLWGVDPKRDLANYYNVSVSPTYVFFDEKGNELGTHPYIIATSEELGQRYEEAYESYHHESDPDNQ, encoded by the coding sequence TTGAACAAAATAGGCGTTATTTTAATTATTTTTATTTTAGCAGGTATGGGGTATACTGCTTATTCATTTTTTTTCAATGACAGTTCTGAAAATGTTACAACCGTAAATAGAATTAATGGTGAAGAACCGATTAATTTAGAAAATTATATTGGACAGAAAAAAACGATCTTGCAGTTTGTTGCTGTGCCATGTGAATGTTGCAGCTACTCAATGCCATTTATTCAAGAATTCATCGCCAGTCAGAGTGACATTGAGGTCATTACGATCGTGTTTTTCGGCAAAGAAAGGGAAATCCTTGATAAGTTTGAGAATGAATATAAAGCGACTCATCTGTGGGGAGTTGACCCGAAGCGTGATTTAGCTAATTATTACAACGTTTCTGTCTCTCCAACTTATGTTTTTTTCGATGAAAAGGGGAACGAATTAGGAACTCATCCATATATTATCGCTACAAGCGAAGAGCTAGGGCAAAGGTATGAAGAAGCGTATGAATCCTATCATCATGAAAGTGATCCAGATAACCAATGA
- a CDS encoding efflux RND transporter permease subunit produces the protein MRHLTGFSIKRPVFTLVTMTLFIILGFVSLTNIPLKLIPDIDAPMAAVVTSYNDASPEEVVDRVTKPMEDSLSTISGLNNISSISMEGSSMTILEFSWTTSIDDVENDIISRMNQTALPSGAGEPQFLKFDPSQFPIIQLSLSAGTEDADLNSLVQELESDLLRIEGVATIDLLGDAIDEIAITLDQNELEAYGLDHTDVIQVLQTHNVTAPGGVVTDGDTDISTRVLFELGSVEDVENIVLTVDTESGDDITLADVANVEIAPEPIDVITQTNQEDAILVSVQQQADANTSQVSRDFRDGLDELLEEEQYSDIDSDILFDQGNYVDRAISSVGIALLGGGIIAMLVLFAFLRSFKTPLLIGIAIPFSVIVTFVLLYFSNFSLNIMTLGGLALGIGMLVDNSIVVIENIYRHLAMKKEPKQAAYEGTKEVATAITASTLTTISVFLPVVFISGIVGNLFREFALTVSFSLVASLFVALTIVPMLASRWLKAPTEAVEEKRRDSRFIGFFDSSTRWALKNRLIVFLITFVLLIAGVFGVSRVGTEFMPATDESFFQIEVENEAGTTLEVTYEDVQEIESILDDYAEIEHYTAITGSSGSGMQMGGGSTAHEAVIYVTLVPIADRDTSAMAFIDTIRRDVERAAPDADISMQVEDSLGTDPNTFTFDISDSNPERLEEVAHDLLEEFNEMNEFTDVTNSLEETIPELQLTIDDEAAREAGLTPAAIAEAVNEKTGGVFATQVVTAENDIYEVHVRYDDEYIDSSEALEELLIRNNEGEYIALSDLADFDEGTSPETINRANQEQAVQFSLTFGADYNLGEINELVVETIDDYEMPDETTISYTGDQQLLEDALSDLTLALILAIVFVYLVLAAQFESLRYPFVIMFTVPLVIIGVAIGLTVTLTPISVTAFIGLIVLVGIVVNNAIVLVDYINQRKEAGYRSYEAIIEGVKDRARPILMTALTTILGLVPLALGIGEGTEIQQPMAITVISGMISSTFLTLILIPVIYSLFDKDTRFINRKYMMPDGQRIPAYLLEDKYTDEQGRARQHYELPSNGSENLSEPQLSEFYKEADESPFNEYDLEVVESEKLEDSHKGDSEVEEVEPSGTHGPVKNEDNISEMSKEDLLHALEEIIEKNKNNRDK, from the coding sequence ATGAGACATTTAACCGGCTTTTCAATAAAAAGGCCAGTTTTTACATTGGTCACAATGACACTCTTTATAATACTTGGATTTGTTTCTTTAACCAATATCCCGTTAAAGCTTATACCCGATATTGATGCACCTATGGCAGCAGTTGTGACAAGCTATAATGATGCTAGCCCCGAGGAAGTAGTTGATAGAGTTACAAAGCCTATGGAGGACAGTCTATCAACTATTTCAGGATTAAATAATATTAGCAGTATCTCCATGGAGGGTTCCTCCATGACTATTCTAGAATTCTCATGGACAACCTCCATAGATGATGTAGAGAACGATATTATAAGCAGGATGAACCAAACAGCCCTACCATCGGGAGCAGGGGAGCCACAATTTCTAAAATTTGACCCCTCGCAGTTTCCAATCATTCAGCTTTCTTTATCAGCTGGTACCGAAGATGCAGACTTAAATAGCCTTGTTCAGGAGCTCGAATCTGATTTGCTTCGAATTGAAGGCGTTGCAACAATTGACCTTTTAGGAGATGCAATTGATGAGATTGCCATTACTCTTGATCAAAATGAACTGGAGGCCTATGGGCTTGATCACACCGACGTGATTCAAGTTCTTCAAACACACAATGTTACTGCGCCAGGAGGTGTCGTAACAGATGGTGATACAGATATTTCAACCCGTGTTTTATTTGAGTTAGGTAGCGTTGAAGATGTAGAAAATATTGTTCTAACGGTTGATACTGAATCAGGAGATGATATTACCCTCGCTGATGTAGCAAATGTAGAAATAGCACCAGAACCCATTGATGTCATTACGCAAACGAATCAGGAAGATGCTATTTTAGTTAGCGTTCAGCAGCAGGCTGATGCTAATACGTCTCAAGTATCTCGAGACTTTAGAGACGGATTAGATGAGCTACTAGAAGAGGAGCAATATAGCGATATTGATTCAGATATTTTGTTTGATCAAGGCAATTATGTGGATAGGGCTATATCAAGTGTAGGGATAGCACTTCTTGGCGGAGGAATCATTGCTATGCTTGTACTATTCGCCTTTTTAAGAAGTTTTAAAACACCTTTGTTAATCGGTATCGCTATACCGTTTTCTGTCATTGTCACTTTTGTGTTGTTATATTTCTCTAACTTCTCATTAAATATTATGACGCTGGGTGGCTTGGCCCTTGGAATCGGGATGTTGGTCGATAATTCTATCGTTGTTATTGAAAATATTTATCGACATTTAGCTATGAAAAAAGAACCAAAGCAAGCTGCTTATGAAGGAACTAAGGAAGTAGCTACAGCTATTACAGCTTCCACATTAACGACTATTTCTGTCTTTTTACCAGTGGTATTTATTTCTGGAATTGTCGGAAATCTATTTAGAGAATTTGCTCTGACCGTCTCCTTCAGTTTAGTAGCATCACTCTTCGTAGCTTTAACTATCGTGCCGATGCTTGCTAGTCGCTGGCTTAAAGCACCAACAGAAGCAGTTGAAGAAAAAAGAAGGGATTCCCGATTTATCGGATTTTTTGATAGCTCAACAAGATGGGCACTTAAGAATAGATTGATTGTTTTCTTAATAACATTTGTTCTTTTAATTGCCGGTGTCTTTGGAGTATCAAGAGTAGGAACAGAGTTTATGCCTGCTACCGACGAAAGCTTTTTTCAAATCGAAGTGGAGAATGAAGCAGGTACAACGTTAGAGGTTACCTATGAAGATGTTCAAGAGATTGAGTCGATATTAGATGATTATGCAGAAATAGAACATTACACTGCAATAACGGGTTCCTCTGGTAGTGGTATGCAAATGGGCGGAGGAAGTACCGCACATGAAGCAGTTATTTATGTCACCCTTGTTCCGATAGCCGATCGAGATACGTCCGCGATGGCATTTATTGATACTATTCGTAGAGATGTTGAACGAGCAGCTCCTGATGCTGATATTTCAATGCAAGTCGAGGATTCACTAGGAACGGATCCGAATACCTTCACGTTTGATATTAGTGATTCTAATCCAGAACGCCTGGAAGAAGTAGCTCATGATTTGTTAGAAGAATTCAATGAAATGAATGAATTCACAGACGTCACAAACTCACTTGAAGAAACGATACCGGAATTGCAATTAACGATTGATGATGAAGCGGCTAGAGAAGCAGGACTAACACCAGCTGCAATTGCCGAAGCTGTTAACGAAAAAACGGGGGGCGTCTTTGCGACTCAAGTGGTGACGGCTGAAAATGATATTTATGAAGTGCACGTACGTTATGATGATGAATATATTGATAGTTCTGAGGCATTGGAAGAGTTACTTATCCGTAATAATGAGGGTGAGTATATAGCTTTAAGTGATTTAGCTGACTTTGATGAAGGAACGAGTCCTGAAACGATAAACCGTGCAAATCAGGAACAGGCAGTTCAATTTTCTCTTACGTTCGGTGCGGATTATAACTTAGGAGAAATAAATGAATTAGTTGTTGAAACCATAGATGATTATGAAATGCCTGATGAAACAACGATTAGTTATACAGGTGATCAGCAGTTACTTGAGGATGCCTTAAGTGATTTAACACTTGCCTTAATTTTAGCGATTGTGTTTGTTTATCTCGTATTAGCTGCCCAATTTGAATCTCTTAGATACCCATTTGTTATCATGTTTACTGTTCCATTAGTCATCATTGGGGTAGCGATTGGTTTAACAGTAACATTAACACCTATTAGTGTGACAGCATTTATCGGTCTCATTGTGCTCGTAGGGATTGTTGTTAACAATGCGATCGTTCTCGTTGATTATATCAATCAACGAAAAGAAGCTGGATATCGCAGCTATGAAGCCATTATTGAAGGAGTTAAAGATCGGGCAAGACCAATATTAATGACGGCCTTAACGACTATCTTAGGTTTAGTGCCACTGGCTTTAGGAATCGGTGAAGGGACAGAAATTCAGCAGCCGATGGCCATTACAGTGATTAGTGGCATGATCAGTTCAACATTTTTAACGCTTATATTGATTCCTGTCATATATAGTCTGTTTGATAAGGACACACGATTTATTAATAGAAAATATATGATGCCTGACGGTCAACGCATTCCTGCCTATTTGTTGGAAGATAAATACACAGACGAGCAGGGGCGTGCAAGACAACATTACGAATTACCTTCTAATGGATCAGAAAATCTATCAGAACCACAGCTTTCCGAATTTTATAAAGAAGCTGATGAAAGTCCGTTTAATGAGTATGACCTAGAAGTAGTAGAGAGTGAGAAGCTTGAGGACTCACATAAAGGTGATTCTGAGGTGGAAGAAGTTGAGCCATCTGGCACCCATGGACCAGTAAAAAACGAGGACAATATTTCTGAAATGAGTAAGGAGGATCTATTGCACGCTTTGGAAGAGATAATAGAAAAAAATAAAAACAACCGCGATAAATAA